Proteins encoded together in one Lathyrus oleraceus cultivar Zhongwan6 chromosome 5, CAAS_Psat_ZW6_1.0, whole genome shotgun sequence window:
- the LOC127087151 gene encoding histone H2A.2-like — protein sequence MDASKQTKKGAGGRKGGGPRKKAVTRSVRAGLQFPVGRIGRFLKKGRYAQRVGTGAPVYLAAVLEYLAAEVLELAGNAARDNKKKSISPRHLLLAVRNDVELGKLLAGVTIAHGGVLPNINPVLLPKRNENAASTPKSPSKAKKSPKKA from the exons ATGGACGcaagcaaacaaacaaagaaaGGAGCCGGAGGAAGGAAAGGAGGAGGACCAAGGAAGAAGGCGGTCACAAGATCCGTCAGAGCCGGACTTCAATTTCCAGTTGGAAGAATCGGTCGATTCTTGAAGAAAGGTAGATACGCTCAGCGTGTTGGTACCGGTGCTCCTGTTTACTTGGCCGCTGTTCTTGAATATCTTGCTGCTGAG GTTCTTGAGTTGGCTGGAAATGCAGCACGTGATAACAAGAAGAAAAGTATCAGTCCAAGGCATTTGTTGTTGGCTGTGAGGAACGATGTAGAACTTGGAAAATTGCTTGCTGGTGTTACCATTGCTCACGGTGGTGTTCTTCCTAACATCAACCCAGTGTTATTGCCCAAGAGAAATGAAAACGCTGCCAGTACTCCCAAGTCTCCATCAAAGGCCAAGAAATCTCCAAAGAAGGCTTAG